A genome region from Anopheles stephensi strain Indian chromosome 2, UCI_ANSTEP_V1.0, whole genome shotgun sequence includes the following:
- the LOC118508083 gene encoding protein Fe65 homolog isoform X1 — MLSGDILIRQPLSVALLPPPSLIEFCKIMAAIATLANQQNIDDDDIFLENGLLSYENPNYHMDPQRLERNSHLYEEIISELQQQGTLRPIAGVQHGSQMIGNNRKGYGVLDLGTMGVDLKSDPDASSPKEKKTLLSDTSPNESKTQKDQEPEHGEKTQEIKHIPGTLNSDDLYALPNKRKQLEVGEVPSEEDDADEEEEHDRNALDSEEKGKREDIEAIEDKDKTKDLPPGWEKHEDNGGAYYWHIKSGTIQREPPLWPKDACSRELKTPSIPIPRSIQNSSFTQALNNLYGNPKDGTGAGGNSKSALYDSMTSSVTRSSTSSALDQEDERRRREDVALKRRSFPLKSDTDRPIRFAVRSLGWVEIAEEDLTPERSSKAVNKCIVDLSLGRNDMLDVVGRWGDGKDLFMDLDEGALKLIDPENLTILNSQPIHTIRVWGVGRDNGRERDFAYVARDRLTRIHMCHVFRCETAARTIANTLRDICKRIMIERSLQLDANGSNMNSTRCAIRPTDLPTENRRWIRHPQSFPTPMEEPKKVLRAQYVGSAEVNQPTGMEVLNDAIDKLTSCTPPENWDVVNVAVAPSMISVNSSDTDGRLLCECRVRYLSFLGIGKNVQQCAFIMHTAQDKFVAHVFYCEPTSGPLCKTIEAACKLRYQKCLDAHPEGSGRYSADSQTPGKGIGATLKNLMSSFSLKKDKVSS, encoded by the exons ATGTTGTCAGGTGATATTTTGATCCGTCAACCATTGAGTGTGGCCTTGCTGCCGCCACCCTCATTAATAGAGTTTTGTAAAATTATGGCGGCGATTGCAACGCTAGCCAATCAGCAAAATATCGACGATGATGACATTTTCCTAG AAAATGGTCTTTTGAGCTACGAAAATCCCAACTACCATATGGATCCCCAGCGATTGGAGCGCAACTCACATCTGTACGAGGAGATCATTTCGGAATTGCAACAGCAGGGAACTCTCCGGCCGATCGCCGGCGTACAGCATGGTTCGCAAATGATCGGCAACAATCGCAAGGGCTACGGTGTGCTGGACCTCGGCACGATGGGCGTTGATTTGAAGAGTGATCCAGACGCAAG TTCcccgaaggaaaagaaaacgttGCTTAGCGACACGTCGCCGAACGAGTCAAAAACGCAGAAAGACCAGGAACCGGAACATGGAGAAAAAACGCAAGAAATTAAACACATCCCCGGGACGTTAAATTCGGACGATCTGTACGCGTTACCGAACAAGCGGAAACAGCTGGAGGTGGGCGAAGTCCCGTCGGAGGAGGACGATGcagacgaggaggaggaacaCGACAGGAACGCGCTGGATAGTGAGGAGAAGGGCAAGCGGGAAGATATCGAAGCAATTGAGGATAAGGACAAAACGAAAGATTTACCACCGGGATGGGAGAAGCACGAAG ATAATGGAGGTGCGTACTACTGGCATATCAAGTCCGGCACTATCCAGCGTGAGCCGCCACTATGGCCAAAGGATGCGTGCAGCCGAGAGTTGAAAACGCCCAGCATTCCCATACCGCGCAGTATACAGAATTCCTCCTTCACTCAAGCCTTGAACAACCTGTACGGCAATCCAAAGGATGGTACCGGCGCAGGCGGCAACAGCAAATCCGCCCTATACGACAGTATGACATCGTCCGTCaccagaagcagcaccagctcggCGCTGGATCAGGAAGACGAGCGGCGCCGTCGGGAGGATGTAGCGTTGAA GCGGCGAAGCTTCCCGTTGAAGTCGGACACCGATCGGCCGATTCGATTTGCCGTGCGTTCGCTTGGTTGGGTGGAGATTGCGGAAGAAGATCTCACTCCGGAACGATCCTCGAAAGCCGTCAACAAATGCATCGTCGATCTGTCTCTCGGGCGCAATGATATGCTGGACGTGGTGGGCCGTTGGGGAGAT GGAAAAGATCTGTTCATGGACCTGGATGAAGGCGCACTAAAGCTGATAGATCCGGAAAATTTGACAATATTAAACTCACAGCCAATTCACACGATACGCGTATGGGGTGTTGGACGTGATAATGGCCG TGAAAG GGACTTTGCGTATGTGGCTCGAGATCGTCTTACCAGAATACACATGTGTCACGTGTTTCGCTGTGAAACTGCTGCCAGAACCATCGCAAATACGCTGAG AGATATTTGTAAACGAATAATGATCGAACGTTCCCTCCAACTCGACGCAAATGGATCCAACATGAACAGCACTCGGTGCGCCATACGTCCCACTGATCTACCGACTGAGAACCGACGCTGGATACGGCATC CGCAATCCTTCCCTACCCCAATGGAAGAACCGAAGAAAGTATTACGGGCACAATACGTGGGAAGCGCAGAAGTCAACCAACCGACTGGTATGGAGGTGTTGAACGATGCCATCGATAAGCTGACGTCCTGCACGCCACCCGAAAACTGGGACGTGGTGAACGTTGCGGTCGCACCCAGCATGATCAGCGTCAACTCGTCG GACACGGACGGACGCCTGTTGTGTGAGTGCCGTGTGCGGTACTTGAGTTTCCTGGGTATTGGCAAGAACGTCCAGCAGTGCGCCTTCATCATGCACACAGCGCAGGACAAATTTGTGGCCCACGTGTTCTACTGTGAGCCAACCAGTGGACCATTGTGCAAAACGATAGAAGCTGCTTGCAAG CTGCGGTACCAAAAATGCTTGGATGCTCATCCAGAAGGTAGTGGCCGCTACTCGGCCGACTCGCAAACACCCGGGAAGGGAATTGGTGCGACTTTAAAAAACTTGATGAGCTCGTTCTCGCTTAAAAAGGATAAGGTCAGCTCCTGA
- the LOC118508083 gene encoding protein Fe65 homolog isoform X2: MLSGDILIRQPLSVALLPPPSLIEFCKIMAAIATLANQQNIDDDDIFLENGLLSYENPNYHMDPQRLERNSHLYEEIISELQQQGTLRPIAGVQHGSQMIGNNRKGYGVLDLGTMGVDLKSDPDASSPKEKKTLLSDTSPNESKTQKDQEPEHGEKTQEIKHIPGTLNSDDLYALPNKRKQLEVGEVPSEEDDADEEEEHDRNALDSEEKGKREDIEAIEDKDKTKDLPPGWEKHEDNGGAYYWHIKSGTIQREPPLWPKDACSRELKTPSIPIPRSIQNSSFTQALNNLYGNPKDGTGAGGNSKSALYDSMTSSVTRSSTSSALDQEDERRRREDVALKRRSFPLKSDTDRPIRFAVRSLGWVEIAEEDLTPERSSKAVNKCIVDLSLGRNDMLDVVGRWGDGKDLFMDLDEGALKLIDPENLTILNSQPIHTIRVWGVGRDNGRDFAYVARDRLTRIHMCHVFRCETAARTIANTLRDICKRIMIERSLQLDANGSNMNSTRCAIRPTDLPTENRRWIRHPQSFPTPMEEPKKVLRAQYVGSAEVNQPTGMEVLNDAIDKLTSCTPPENWDVVNVAVAPSMISVNSSDTDGRLLCECRVRYLSFLGIGKNVQQCAFIMHTAQDKFVAHVFYCEPTSGPLCKTIEAACKLRYQKCLDAHPEGSGRYSADSQTPGKGIGATLKNLMSSFSLKKDKVSS, from the exons ATGTTGTCAGGTGATATTTTGATCCGTCAACCATTGAGTGTGGCCTTGCTGCCGCCACCCTCATTAATAGAGTTTTGTAAAATTATGGCGGCGATTGCAACGCTAGCCAATCAGCAAAATATCGACGATGATGACATTTTCCTAG AAAATGGTCTTTTGAGCTACGAAAATCCCAACTACCATATGGATCCCCAGCGATTGGAGCGCAACTCACATCTGTACGAGGAGATCATTTCGGAATTGCAACAGCAGGGAACTCTCCGGCCGATCGCCGGCGTACAGCATGGTTCGCAAATGATCGGCAACAATCGCAAGGGCTACGGTGTGCTGGACCTCGGCACGATGGGCGTTGATTTGAAGAGTGATCCAGACGCAAG TTCcccgaaggaaaagaaaacgttGCTTAGCGACACGTCGCCGAACGAGTCAAAAACGCAGAAAGACCAGGAACCGGAACATGGAGAAAAAACGCAAGAAATTAAACACATCCCCGGGACGTTAAATTCGGACGATCTGTACGCGTTACCGAACAAGCGGAAACAGCTGGAGGTGGGCGAAGTCCCGTCGGAGGAGGACGATGcagacgaggaggaggaacaCGACAGGAACGCGCTGGATAGTGAGGAGAAGGGCAAGCGGGAAGATATCGAAGCAATTGAGGATAAGGACAAAACGAAAGATTTACCACCGGGATGGGAGAAGCACGAAG ATAATGGAGGTGCGTACTACTGGCATATCAAGTCCGGCACTATCCAGCGTGAGCCGCCACTATGGCCAAAGGATGCGTGCAGCCGAGAGTTGAAAACGCCCAGCATTCCCATACCGCGCAGTATACAGAATTCCTCCTTCACTCAAGCCTTGAACAACCTGTACGGCAATCCAAAGGATGGTACCGGCGCAGGCGGCAACAGCAAATCCGCCCTATACGACAGTATGACATCGTCCGTCaccagaagcagcaccagctcggCGCTGGATCAGGAAGACGAGCGGCGCCGTCGGGAGGATGTAGCGTTGAA GCGGCGAAGCTTCCCGTTGAAGTCGGACACCGATCGGCCGATTCGATTTGCCGTGCGTTCGCTTGGTTGGGTGGAGATTGCGGAAGAAGATCTCACTCCGGAACGATCCTCGAAAGCCGTCAACAAATGCATCGTCGATCTGTCTCTCGGGCGCAATGATATGCTGGACGTGGTGGGCCGTTGGGGAGAT GGAAAAGATCTGTTCATGGACCTGGATGAAGGCGCACTAAAGCTGATAGATCCGGAAAATTTGACAATATTAAACTCACAGCCAATTCACACGATACGCGTATGGGGTGTTGGACGTGATAATGGCCG GGACTTTGCGTATGTGGCTCGAGATCGTCTTACCAGAATACACATGTGTCACGTGTTTCGCTGTGAAACTGCTGCCAGAACCATCGCAAATACGCTGAG AGATATTTGTAAACGAATAATGATCGAACGTTCCCTCCAACTCGACGCAAATGGATCCAACATGAACAGCACTCGGTGCGCCATACGTCCCACTGATCTACCGACTGAGAACCGACGCTGGATACGGCATC CGCAATCCTTCCCTACCCCAATGGAAGAACCGAAGAAAGTATTACGGGCACAATACGTGGGAAGCGCAGAAGTCAACCAACCGACTGGTATGGAGGTGTTGAACGATGCCATCGATAAGCTGACGTCCTGCACGCCACCCGAAAACTGGGACGTGGTGAACGTTGCGGTCGCACCCAGCATGATCAGCGTCAACTCGTCG GACACGGACGGACGCCTGTTGTGTGAGTGCCGTGTGCGGTACTTGAGTTTCCTGGGTATTGGCAAGAACGTCCAGCAGTGCGCCTTCATCATGCACACAGCGCAGGACAAATTTGTGGCCCACGTGTTCTACTGTGAGCCAACCAGTGGACCATTGTGCAAAACGATAGAAGCTGCTTGCAAG CTGCGGTACCAAAAATGCTTGGATGCTCATCCAGAAGGTAGTGGCCGCTACTCGGCCGACTCGCAAACACCCGGGAAGGGAATTGGTGCGACTTTAAAAAACTTGATGAGCTCGTTCTCGCTTAAAAAGGATAAGGTCAGCTCCTGA
- the LOC118508083 gene encoding protein Fe65 homolog isoform X5, whose translation MDPQRLERNSHLYEEIISELQQQGTLRPIAGVQHGSQMIGNNRKGYGVLDLGTMGVDLKSDPDASSPKEKKTLLSDTSPNESKTQKDQEPEHGEKTQEIKHIPGTLNSDDLYALPNKRKQLEVGEVPSEEDDADEEEEHDRNALDSEEKGKREDIEAIEDKDKTKDLPPGWEKHEDNGGAYYWHIKSGTIQREPPLWPKDACSRELKTPSIPIPRSIQNSSFTQALNNLYGNPKDGTGAGGNSKSALYDSMTSSVTRSSTSSALDQEDERRRREDVALKRRSFPLKSDTDRPIRFAVRSLGWVEIAEEDLTPERSSKAVNKCIVDLSLGRNDMLDVVGRWGDGKDLFMDLDEGALKLIDPENLTILNSQPIHTIRVWGVGRDNGRDFAYVARDRLTRIHMCHVFRCETAARTIANTLRDICKRIMIERSLQLDANGSNMNSTRCAIRPTDLPTENRRWIRHPQSFPTPMEEPKKVLRAQYVGSAEVNQPTGMEVLNDAIDKLTSCTPPENWDVVNVAVAPSMISVNSSDTDGRLLCECRVRYLSFLGIGKNVQQCAFIMHTAQDKFVAHVFYCEPTSGPLCKTIEAACKLRYQKCLDAHPEGSGRYSADSQTPGKGIGATLKNLMSSFSLKKDKVSS comes from the exons ATGGATCCCCAGCGATTGGAGCGCAACTCACATCTGTACGAGGAGATCATTTCGGAATTGCAACAGCAGGGAACTCTCCGGCCGATCGCCGGCGTACAGCATGGTTCGCAAATGATCGGCAACAATCGCAAGGGCTACGGTGTGCTGGACCTCGGCACGATGGGCGTTGATTTGAAGAGTGATCCAGACGCAAG TTCcccgaaggaaaagaaaacgttGCTTAGCGACACGTCGCCGAACGAGTCAAAAACGCAGAAAGACCAGGAACCGGAACATGGAGAAAAAACGCAAGAAATTAAACACATCCCCGGGACGTTAAATTCGGACGATCTGTACGCGTTACCGAACAAGCGGAAACAGCTGGAGGTGGGCGAAGTCCCGTCGGAGGAGGACGATGcagacgaggaggaggaacaCGACAGGAACGCGCTGGATAGTGAGGAGAAGGGCAAGCGGGAAGATATCGAAGCAATTGAGGATAAGGACAAAACGAAAGATTTACCACCGGGATGGGAGAAGCACGAAG ATAATGGAGGTGCGTACTACTGGCATATCAAGTCCGGCACTATCCAGCGTGAGCCGCCACTATGGCCAAAGGATGCGTGCAGCCGAGAGTTGAAAACGCCCAGCATTCCCATACCGCGCAGTATACAGAATTCCTCCTTCACTCAAGCCTTGAACAACCTGTACGGCAATCCAAAGGATGGTACCGGCGCAGGCGGCAACAGCAAATCCGCCCTATACGACAGTATGACATCGTCCGTCaccagaagcagcaccagctcggCGCTGGATCAGGAAGACGAGCGGCGCCGTCGGGAGGATGTAGCGTTGAA GCGGCGAAGCTTCCCGTTGAAGTCGGACACCGATCGGCCGATTCGATTTGCCGTGCGTTCGCTTGGTTGGGTGGAGATTGCGGAAGAAGATCTCACTCCGGAACGATCCTCGAAAGCCGTCAACAAATGCATCGTCGATCTGTCTCTCGGGCGCAATGATATGCTGGACGTGGTGGGCCGTTGGGGAGAT GGAAAAGATCTGTTCATGGACCTGGATGAAGGCGCACTAAAGCTGATAGATCCGGAAAATTTGACAATATTAAACTCACAGCCAATTCACACGATACGCGTATGGGGTGTTGGACGTGATAATGGCCG GGACTTTGCGTATGTGGCTCGAGATCGTCTTACCAGAATACACATGTGTCACGTGTTTCGCTGTGAAACTGCTGCCAGAACCATCGCAAATACGCTGAG AGATATTTGTAAACGAATAATGATCGAACGTTCCCTCCAACTCGACGCAAATGGATCCAACATGAACAGCACTCGGTGCGCCATACGTCCCACTGATCTACCGACTGAGAACCGACGCTGGATACGGCATC CGCAATCCTTCCCTACCCCAATGGAAGAACCGAAGAAAGTATTACGGGCACAATACGTGGGAAGCGCAGAAGTCAACCAACCGACTGGTATGGAGGTGTTGAACGATGCCATCGATAAGCTGACGTCCTGCACGCCACCCGAAAACTGGGACGTGGTGAACGTTGCGGTCGCACCCAGCATGATCAGCGTCAACTCGTCG GACACGGACGGACGCCTGTTGTGTGAGTGCCGTGTGCGGTACTTGAGTTTCCTGGGTATTGGCAAGAACGTCCAGCAGTGCGCCTTCATCATGCACACAGCGCAGGACAAATTTGTGGCCCACGTGTTCTACTGTGAGCCAACCAGTGGACCATTGTGCAAAACGATAGAAGCTGCTTGCAAG CTGCGGTACCAAAAATGCTTGGATGCTCATCCAGAAGGTAGTGGCCGCTACTCGGCCGACTCGCAAACACCCGGGAAGGGAATTGGTGCGACTTTAAAAAACTTGATGAGCTCGTTCTCGCTTAAAAAGGATAAGGTCAGCTCCTGA
- the LOC118508083 gene encoding protein Fe65 homolog isoform X4, whose amino-acid sequence MDPQRLERNSHLYEEIISELQQQGTLRPIAGVQHGSQMIGNNRKGYGVLDLGTMGVDLKSDPDASSPKEKKTLLSDTSPNESKTQKDQEPEHGEKTQEIKHIPGTLNSDDLYALPNKRKQLEVGEVPSEEDDADEEEEHDRNALDSEEKGKREDIEAIEDKDKTKDLPPGWEKHEDNGGAYYWHIKSGTIQREPPLWPKDACSRELKTPSIPIPRSIQNSSFTQALNNLYGNPKDGTGAGGNSKSALYDSMTSSVTRSSTSSALDQEDERRRREDVALKRRSFPLKSDTDRPIRFAVRSLGWVEIAEEDLTPERSSKAVNKCIVDLSLGRNDMLDVVGRWGDGKDLFMDLDEGALKLIDPENLTILNSQPIHTIRVWGVGRDNGRERDFAYVARDRLTRIHMCHVFRCETAARTIANTLRDICKRIMIERSLQLDANGSNMNSTRCAIRPTDLPTENRRWIRHPQSFPTPMEEPKKVLRAQYVGSAEVNQPTGMEVLNDAIDKLTSCTPPENWDVVNVAVAPSMISVNSSDTDGRLLCECRVRYLSFLGIGKNVQQCAFIMHTAQDKFVAHVFYCEPTSGPLCKTIEAACKLRYQKCLDAHPEGSGRYSADSQTPGKGIGATLKNLMSSFSLKKDKVSS is encoded by the exons ATGGATCCCCAGCGATTGGAGCGCAACTCACATCTGTACGAGGAGATCATTTCGGAATTGCAACAGCAGGGAACTCTCCGGCCGATCGCCGGCGTACAGCATGGTTCGCAAATGATCGGCAACAATCGCAAGGGCTACGGTGTGCTGGACCTCGGCACGATGGGCGTTGATTTGAAGAGTGATCCAGACGCAAG TTCcccgaaggaaaagaaaacgttGCTTAGCGACACGTCGCCGAACGAGTCAAAAACGCAGAAAGACCAGGAACCGGAACATGGAGAAAAAACGCAAGAAATTAAACACATCCCCGGGACGTTAAATTCGGACGATCTGTACGCGTTACCGAACAAGCGGAAACAGCTGGAGGTGGGCGAAGTCCCGTCGGAGGAGGACGATGcagacgaggaggaggaacaCGACAGGAACGCGCTGGATAGTGAGGAGAAGGGCAAGCGGGAAGATATCGAAGCAATTGAGGATAAGGACAAAACGAAAGATTTACCACCGGGATGGGAGAAGCACGAAG ATAATGGAGGTGCGTACTACTGGCATATCAAGTCCGGCACTATCCAGCGTGAGCCGCCACTATGGCCAAAGGATGCGTGCAGCCGAGAGTTGAAAACGCCCAGCATTCCCATACCGCGCAGTATACAGAATTCCTCCTTCACTCAAGCCTTGAACAACCTGTACGGCAATCCAAAGGATGGTACCGGCGCAGGCGGCAACAGCAAATCCGCCCTATACGACAGTATGACATCGTCCGTCaccagaagcagcaccagctcggCGCTGGATCAGGAAGACGAGCGGCGCCGTCGGGAGGATGTAGCGTTGAA GCGGCGAAGCTTCCCGTTGAAGTCGGACACCGATCGGCCGATTCGATTTGCCGTGCGTTCGCTTGGTTGGGTGGAGATTGCGGAAGAAGATCTCACTCCGGAACGATCCTCGAAAGCCGTCAACAAATGCATCGTCGATCTGTCTCTCGGGCGCAATGATATGCTGGACGTGGTGGGCCGTTGGGGAGAT GGAAAAGATCTGTTCATGGACCTGGATGAAGGCGCACTAAAGCTGATAGATCCGGAAAATTTGACAATATTAAACTCACAGCCAATTCACACGATACGCGTATGGGGTGTTGGACGTGATAATGGCCG TGAAAG GGACTTTGCGTATGTGGCTCGAGATCGTCTTACCAGAATACACATGTGTCACGTGTTTCGCTGTGAAACTGCTGCCAGAACCATCGCAAATACGCTGAG AGATATTTGTAAACGAATAATGATCGAACGTTCCCTCCAACTCGACGCAAATGGATCCAACATGAACAGCACTCGGTGCGCCATACGTCCCACTGATCTACCGACTGAGAACCGACGCTGGATACGGCATC CGCAATCCTTCCCTACCCCAATGGAAGAACCGAAGAAAGTATTACGGGCACAATACGTGGGAAGCGCAGAAGTCAACCAACCGACTGGTATGGAGGTGTTGAACGATGCCATCGATAAGCTGACGTCCTGCACGCCACCCGAAAACTGGGACGTGGTGAACGTTGCGGTCGCACCCAGCATGATCAGCGTCAACTCGTCG GACACGGACGGACGCCTGTTGTGTGAGTGCCGTGTGCGGTACTTGAGTTTCCTGGGTATTGGCAAGAACGTCCAGCAGTGCGCCTTCATCATGCACACAGCGCAGGACAAATTTGTGGCCCACGTGTTCTACTGTGAGCCAACCAGTGGACCATTGTGCAAAACGATAGAAGCTGCTTGCAAG CTGCGGTACCAAAAATGCTTGGATGCTCATCCAGAAGGTAGTGGCCGCTACTCGGCCGACTCGCAAACACCCGGGAAGGGAATTGGTGCGACTTTAAAAAACTTGATGAGCTCGTTCTCGCTTAAAAAGGATAAGGTCAGCTCCTGA
- the LOC118508083 gene encoding protein Fe65 homolog isoform X3, giving the protein MYTMGLKGSNIFIENGLLSYENPNYHMDPQRLERNSHLYEEIISELQQQGTLRPIAGVQHGSQMIGNNRKGYGVLDLGTMGVDLKSDPDASSPKEKKTLLSDTSPNESKTQKDQEPEHGEKTQEIKHIPGTLNSDDLYALPNKRKQLEVGEVPSEEDDADEEEEHDRNALDSEEKGKREDIEAIEDKDKTKDLPPGWEKHEDNGGAYYWHIKSGTIQREPPLWPKDACSRELKTPSIPIPRSIQNSSFTQALNNLYGNPKDGTGAGGNSKSALYDSMTSSVTRSSTSSALDQEDERRRREDVALKRRSFPLKSDTDRPIRFAVRSLGWVEIAEEDLTPERSSKAVNKCIVDLSLGRNDMLDVVGRWGDGKDLFMDLDEGALKLIDPENLTILNSQPIHTIRVWGVGRDNGRERDFAYVARDRLTRIHMCHVFRCETAARTIANTLRDICKRIMIERSLQLDANGSNMNSTRCAIRPTDLPTENRRWIRHPQSFPTPMEEPKKVLRAQYVGSAEVNQPTGMEVLNDAIDKLTSCTPPENWDVVNVAVAPSMISVNSSDTDGRLLCECRVRYLSFLGIGKNVQQCAFIMHTAQDKFVAHVFYCEPTSGPLCKTIEAACKLRYQKCLDAHPEGSGRYSADSQTPGKGIGATLKNLMSSFSLKKDKVSS; this is encoded by the exons ATGTACACGATGGGATTGAAAGGAAGCAACATCTTCATAG AAAATGGTCTTTTGAGCTACGAAAATCCCAACTACCATATGGATCCCCAGCGATTGGAGCGCAACTCACATCTGTACGAGGAGATCATTTCGGAATTGCAACAGCAGGGAACTCTCCGGCCGATCGCCGGCGTACAGCATGGTTCGCAAATGATCGGCAACAATCGCAAGGGCTACGGTGTGCTGGACCTCGGCACGATGGGCGTTGATTTGAAGAGTGATCCAGACGCAAG TTCcccgaaggaaaagaaaacgttGCTTAGCGACACGTCGCCGAACGAGTCAAAAACGCAGAAAGACCAGGAACCGGAACATGGAGAAAAAACGCAAGAAATTAAACACATCCCCGGGACGTTAAATTCGGACGATCTGTACGCGTTACCGAACAAGCGGAAACAGCTGGAGGTGGGCGAAGTCCCGTCGGAGGAGGACGATGcagacgaggaggaggaacaCGACAGGAACGCGCTGGATAGTGAGGAGAAGGGCAAGCGGGAAGATATCGAAGCAATTGAGGATAAGGACAAAACGAAAGATTTACCACCGGGATGGGAGAAGCACGAAG ATAATGGAGGTGCGTACTACTGGCATATCAAGTCCGGCACTATCCAGCGTGAGCCGCCACTATGGCCAAAGGATGCGTGCAGCCGAGAGTTGAAAACGCCCAGCATTCCCATACCGCGCAGTATACAGAATTCCTCCTTCACTCAAGCCTTGAACAACCTGTACGGCAATCCAAAGGATGGTACCGGCGCAGGCGGCAACAGCAAATCCGCCCTATACGACAGTATGACATCGTCCGTCaccagaagcagcaccagctcggCGCTGGATCAGGAAGACGAGCGGCGCCGTCGGGAGGATGTAGCGTTGAA GCGGCGAAGCTTCCCGTTGAAGTCGGACACCGATCGGCCGATTCGATTTGCCGTGCGTTCGCTTGGTTGGGTGGAGATTGCGGAAGAAGATCTCACTCCGGAACGATCCTCGAAAGCCGTCAACAAATGCATCGTCGATCTGTCTCTCGGGCGCAATGATATGCTGGACGTGGTGGGCCGTTGGGGAGAT GGAAAAGATCTGTTCATGGACCTGGATGAAGGCGCACTAAAGCTGATAGATCCGGAAAATTTGACAATATTAAACTCACAGCCAATTCACACGATACGCGTATGGGGTGTTGGACGTGATAATGGCCG TGAAAG GGACTTTGCGTATGTGGCTCGAGATCGTCTTACCAGAATACACATGTGTCACGTGTTTCGCTGTGAAACTGCTGCCAGAACCATCGCAAATACGCTGAG AGATATTTGTAAACGAATAATGATCGAACGTTCCCTCCAACTCGACGCAAATGGATCCAACATGAACAGCACTCGGTGCGCCATACGTCCCACTGATCTACCGACTGAGAACCGACGCTGGATACGGCATC CGCAATCCTTCCCTACCCCAATGGAAGAACCGAAGAAAGTATTACGGGCACAATACGTGGGAAGCGCAGAAGTCAACCAACCGACTGGTATGGAGGTGTTGAACGATGCCATCGATAAGCTGACGTCCTGCACGCCACCCGAAAACTGGGACGTGGTGAACGTTGCGGTCGCACCCAGCATGATCAGCGTCAACTCGTCG GACACGGACGGACGCCTGTTGTGTGAGTGCCGTGTGCGGTACTTGAGTTTCCTGGGTATTGGCAAGAACGTCCAGCAGTGCGCCTTCATCATGCACACAGCGCAGGACAAATTTGTGGCCCACGTGTTCTACTGTGAGCCAACCAGTGGACCATTGTGCAAAACGATAGAAGCTGCTTGCAAG CTGCGGTACCAAAAATGCTTGGATGCTCATCCAGAAGGTAGTGGCCGCTACTCGGCCGACTCGCAAACACCCGGGAAGGGAATTGGTGCGACTTTAAAAAACTTGATGAGCTCGTTCTCGCTTAAAAAGGATAAGGTCAGCTCCTGA
- the LOC118508088 gene encoding thymidylate synthase: protein MEGENGNVVAEGKENQGNVEEQAYLQLIRDIISKGSKRLDRTGVGTLSIFGSQMRFSLRDGVIPLLTTKKVFFRGVAEELLWFIKGSTNAKELQAKGIRIWDGNSTREYLDSCGFTDREEGDLGPVYGFQWRHFGAAYKTCHDDYTGQGIDQLAKVIDTIKNNPYDRRIIMSAWNPSDIPIMALPPCHCLAQFFVADGELSCQMYQRSADVGLGVPFNIASYSLLTHMIAHVTGLKAGDFIHTTGDTHIYLNHIDALREQIERTPGKFPTLAIKRKVESIDDFTFADFEIMNYNPQSAIKMQMAV from the exons ATGGAAGGTGAAAATGGGAATGTAGTTGCTGAAGGcaaagaaaatcaaggcaATGTTGAGGAACAAGCATATCTACAGCTGATTCGCGATATTATCAGCAAAGGAAGCAAACGGCTCGATCGGACGGGCGTAGGCACTTTGTCCATTTTCGGCAGCCAGATGCGATTCAGTCTTCGCGACGGAGTCATACCGTTGTTAACAACGAAGAAGGTGTTTTTCCGAGGAGTTGCTGAAGAGCTGCTCTGGTTTATCAAGGGCTCAACGAATGCCAAGGAGCTGCAGGCTAAGGGAATCCGCATCTGGGATGGCAACAGCACCCGAGAGTATCTGGATTCGTGTGGCTTTACGGATCGCGAGGAAG GTGACTTAGGACCGGTTTACGGTTTCCAGTGGCGCCACTTTGGTGCAGCGTACAAAACATGCCACGACGATTACACAGGGCAGGGAATCGATCAGTTGGCAAAGGTGATCGACACGATCAAGAACAATCCGTACGATCGTCGTATCATTATGAGCGCTTGGAATCCTTCCGACATTCCCATCATGGCATTGCCACCGTGTCACTGTTTGGCACAGTTTTTCGTTGCTGATGGAGAACTCTCCTGCCAGATGTATCAGCGATCGGCCGATGTTGGATTGGGCGTGCCGTTCAACATCGCTAGCTATTCACTGCTGACCCACATGATCGCGCATGTCACTGGACTGAAG GCAGGAGATTTTATTCATACTACCGGCGATACCCACATCTATCTGAATCATATCGATGCTCTTCGGGAACAAATCGAAAGAACGCCGGGGAAATTTCCGACCCTCGCAATCAAGCGTAAGGTGGAGTCGATCGATGATTTTACTTTTGCTGATTTTGAAATCATGAATTACAACCCCCAGTCAGcgataaaaatgcaaatggcTGTTTAA